The Thalassotalea sediminis genome includes the window TTTTGTCGTTGTTGCCAATAGGTTGCTTCGAGTAAATCAGCGTGATAACGCAGAAATGCTTTTCTATACTTAGGGTTTGCTAAGGCAAAGGTCGCAATTTCTTCTGGAAAAACATCGCCAGGTTCAACGGAATACCACGGTTCAGATGCATAAATCTGTGCCTCAGTGACTGGTTCCGGTTTTTGTCGAAAATTAACTTCGTTCATATAAGTTATTTCGTCGTAGTCATAAAAAATGACACGGCCATGACGCGTAACACCGAAGTTTTTTAATAACATATCACCGGGAAAAATATTGGCTGCTATTAATTGTTTAATCGCTTCGCCATAACCAAGCATGGCATAGTCAATTTCGTCTTCATTGGCTTTTGCCAAATATAAGTTAAGCGGTGTCATGCGACGCTCAATGTAAACATGTTCGATGATAATCAACTCATCTTCAATCGTTATTAAACTCGGTGCTACTGCAAGTAATTCTTCGAGTAATGCTTGAGAGAAACGATGTTTAGGAAATGCAACTTGCGAGTACTCCATTGTGTCAGCCATTCTGCCAACACGATCATGAAGTTTAACTAAGCGGTATTTTTCTTTAACTTCTTTTTTAGTCACACTTTTACTCGGTGAAAAATGATCTTTAATGATTTTAAAAACATATGGATAAGAGGGTAATGTAAACACTGACATCACCATTCCTTTAATGCCTTCTGCAAGCATGAATTGATCATTACTTGTGTCCAAGTGTTGGAGAAAATCTCGGTAAAATTGTGTTTTACCTTGTTTATGGAAGCCGATAGCTGAATATAGATCCGCTCTGGTTTTGTGAGGAATAAGTGTTTGTAAAAAGTTAACTAAGGCTGTTGGGTGTAAACAGTCGACGAAAAAGTAAGATCGTGCAAAACCAAAAACGACAGCCATATTTTCTTCATCAGTAAGGAGAGCATCTATGTGTAAACCGTCCTGCTCTTTGTTTACAATAGGAACAATAAAAGG containing:
- the aceK gene encoding bifunctional isocitrate dehydrogenase kinase/phosphatase, which gives rise to MFNPRTKAIARTILNGFERHIHLFSQLTQSAKSRFENCQWLDIQAASRDRTDYFDLRVQETLATIRGDFCIKDLDETLWRRVKQFYIELLQTHPQAELAESFYNSVFCHLFDRRYYCNDFIFVESCLAIDRSTETIYTRYPINEKGLCHTITHIIEQADFDLPFTKIKKEVKALIKIFIQHPVLSQFPLSDIEIDILNFTFYRNKGAYIIGRVLSPAGNTPFIVPIVNKEQDGLHIDALLTDEENMAVVFGFARSYFFVDCLHPTALVNFLQTLIPHKTRADLYSAIGFHKQGKTQFYRDFLQHLDTSNDQFMLAEGIKGMVMSVFTLPSYPYVFKIIKDHFSPSKSVTKKEVKEKYRLVKLHDRVGRMADTMEYSQVAFPKHRFSQALLEELLAVAPSLITIEDELIIIEHVYIERRMTPLNLYLAKANEDEIDYAMLGYGEAIKQLIAANIFPGDMLLKNFGVTRHGRVIFYDYDEITYMNEVNFRQKPEPVTEAQIYASEPWYSVEPGDVFPEEIATFALANPKYRKAFLRYHADLLEATYWQQRQKDVARGEVADVFPYPEALKI